The DNA window GGAGACGGATCCACCGGGGCCGCGCTTGTTGACCACCCTTTGGTGGATAAGATTGCATTTACCGGATCCACAGAGGTTGGGCGGATCATCCGCAGAGCAACCGCTGGCACGCCCAAAAAGCTCAGCCTTGAGCTTGGCGGCAAATCCCCGTTCATTGTTTTCGACGACGCCGACCTCGATTCCGCCGTCGAAGGGCTGGTCGATGCCATTTGGTTCAACCAAGGCCAAGTGTGCTGTGCTGGGTCCCGCCTTTTGGTGCAAGAATCCATCGCGGATGCCTTTTATGCAAAAATCCGCACCCGCATGACCACGCTGAGGACTGGGAATCCCCTCGACAAGGCCGTCGATTTAGGGGCGATCGTCGATCGGACTCAGCTGGAACGCATCGGGCACCTGGTCTACCAAGGGGTTGAAGAAGGAGCGACGATCTTCCAATCCGAATGCGACCTGCCATCCAATGGGTTCTATTTCCCGCCAACCCTCCTCACAAACGTGGAGCCCGCCTCCACAGTGGCCCAGGAAGAGATCTTCGGCCCCGTACTGGTCGCCATGACCTTTCGCACGCCTGCAGAAGCCGTTGTCCTAGCCAACAACACCGCTTATGGACTTGCCGGCTCCGTTTGGACTCAAAACATCGACACCGCCCACGATATTGCCGCCCAAATCAAGGCTGGGGCGATTTGGATCAACTGCACCAACCAATTTGATGCCTCGGCCGGATTCGGCGGGTACCGCGAATCCGGGTTTGGCCGCGAAGGCGGGCAAGAAGGCCTGTACGAATACCTTAAACCCCTGATGCCAACCGCCCTCGGCGTGCAAGGGGCAAGCCTGCCCAAAGCCCCCAACCAAGATCGGACGCACAAACTGTACATCGGCGGCAAACAGGTTCGCCCAGATGGTGGATATTCGTTTTCTGCGGCCGGACACGAATTTGCCCTTGCCAACCGCAAAGACGTCCGCAATGCTGTCGAGGCGGCCGCCGCCGCCCAACCGGCATGGGCAAACCAGTCGGCATTTTTGCGAACCCAAATCCTCTACTACTTGGCCGAAAACCTCCGGGCCGCCCACGGGCAGCTTGCCGACGCCGGGATCTCCCAGCAAGAGTTCGAAGACTCCATTGGCCTCATCACCCACTATGCGGCGGTTGCCGACAAATACGATGGGGCGGTGCACCAGGTGCCGCTCCGCGCTTTGGTCTACACCCGCAACGAACCGATCGGAATTTGTGCCAGCTTTGCCCCGCATGGCCAACCGCTTTTGGGTCTGCTTGCCGCCACCATGCCGCTCATCGCCATGGGCAACGCGGTAATCGCCATCCCCAGTGCCGAAAACCCCCTCCCCGCCCTAGAACTCGTCCGGATCATTGAGGCCTCCGATGTCCCGGCAGGCGTTTTCAACCTGCTCACAGCACCCCACGCCGACCTCGAAAAGACCGTCGCCGAACACTTGGGGATCGACTCTGTGTGGCACTTTTCTGGCACCCAAGGCGCAATGGCCATCCAAGAGCTCAGCGCCGGCAACCTCAAACAAACATGGTGCCTGGGAGATGGGCAACGGTTTGATGAGCCCCACCCAGAATTCTTGCGCCGGGCCGTGCAAGTCAAGAACATCTGGACACCCTACGGGGCATAGATCTATGCCGTATTTAGTCCGATCAGTATTTGAGTTTATAGATGGACAAGGTTTGTCGTTTGACGAAGGTGAGATTCGCTTTGAAATTTTGGGTTACCCTTCAATGCTTTCACTTGAATCTCCTATCGATGGTCAGACCTCCGGATGCAATGTAGTCTTGTCAATTGAAGTACCAACTTTGAAAAATGCGCAGGAAATTTTGATGTTAACTCAAAATGCTCTCCATCACTATATAGTCACCAATAAAGTTGGCTTAAATTTGGGCCGTTTTCAGCGAACCGGCGGTATATCACCGTGGTTTGCAAGAGTGATGCAGGAAGCCGATGGCCGGCCTAGGCTGAATGCATATTTTGGAAGCAAGTTGTTTGAGGTACCGCCAAGACCGATATTTGTTGATTTTTCTGCGAAGGTTTCTGTGATCCGTCAGGCAAAACTATTTTGTGAAGAAATTACTTCATACTATGAAGAAAGCAACTATTCAATGACCGTGCTACAAGCGATCGATATCTACTCTACGTCCAAGTTCGAAAAAACTATCGAGGCGAAGTTTCTAACTTTGATTTATGCTATTGAGTCTTTAGCAAATACACAGCCGGTTGATGACGATCAAATGCGAATCATTGATGAATGCGTAGAATGTGTCCGAAAGTCCTCGCTCGACACGGATACCCAAAAATTGCTGATGAGTAGACTAGGCTCCCTCAAAAGAGAATCCATCTCTGCTGCGGTGAAGCGGGTAATTCGCGATTATGTTCCGAGGGACACGGTCATCATGGGAGTCGATCCGCAAAGACTTTTCTCCGATCTGT is part of the Armatimonadota bacterium genome and encodes:
- a CDS encoding aldehyde dehydrogenase family protein, with the protein product MPKITELLPDLPYGPAPEDAAAALTWLDAHNRVFSAYVGGQWVACPSTFATINPADGTELAQIGQSDAAIVNQAVESAQAALPIWQALGTQRRAELLYALARQIQKNSRLFAVLETLDNGKPIRETRDIDIPLVSRHFYYHAGFAKIAESERFAGYGPVGVCGQIIPWNFPLLMLAWKIAPALAAGNTVVLKPAEFTSLTALLFAETCTAVGIPPGTVNIVTGDGSTGAALVDHPLVDKIAFTGSTEVGRIIRRATAGTPKKLSLELGGKSPFIVFDDADLDSAVEGLVDAIWFNQGQVCCAGSRLLVQESIADAFYAKIRTRMTTLRTGNPLDKAVDLGAIVDRTQLERIGHLVYQGVEEGATIFQSECDLPSNGFYFPPTLLTNVEPASTVAQEEIFGPVLVAMTFRTPAEAVVLANNTAYGLAGSVWTQNIDTAHDIAAQIKAGAIWINCTNQFDASAGFGGYRESGFGREGGQEGLYEYLKPLMPTALGVQGASLPKAPNQDRTHKLYIGGKQVRPDGGYSFSAAGHEFALANRKDVRNAVEAAAAAQPAWANQSAFLRTQILYYLAENLRAAHGQLADAGISQQEFEDSIGLITHYAAVADKYDGAVHQVPLRALVYTRNEPIGICASFAPHGQPLLGLLAATMPLIAMGNAVIAIPSAENPLPALELVRIIEASDVPAGVFNLLTAPHADLEKTVAEHLGIDSVWHFSGTQGAMAIQELSAGNLKQTWCLGDGQRFDEPHPEFLRRAVQVKNIWTPYGA